AGGGATTCCCGGGCAACGGCTTTCGGGGTTTGACGTACCGGGCCGGGATGCCGTTGAGCTTAAATTCTACTTTTTCGAAGCTATGCCACGGCGTGGTTGTTTCTTGAACTTGAGCCGACAAAACCGTCGCGGATGCGATCAGAAAAAACGTACAGAAAACAAGAGGAAAACGCATGGTGGAATAAAGAATCAACGTATCTTGGTAAGCCGCCCGGTATGACATTCTACTCAATTTAAGGGTTTTGCGGGCAATAAAAAGAGAAATCCGCTTCGTCGGTATACGGCATGAGAGTTCTGTACCGTCAGACCGTACTTTTGCTGCGTAATCACGTTGACGCACCCATTCCTATACTATGCCTACTTCTTCCCACGACCGAACCGCCCAGACAACCTCCCCAATAAGTGCGTCCTTGTTTCCCTTTAAAATCGGCTTATTCGGCATTGGCCTGGACACGTACTGGGCGCAGTTCGACGGCCTGGAAGAGCGGCTGAAAGGCTATCTTCAGCGGGTGGAAGACCGGTTTTGGCGCCCGGACGTGGACGTGGTGAATCTGGGACTGGTTGATTCCCCGGAAAAAGCGCTGGCGGCTGGTCACCGGTTTCGGCAGGCCGACATTGACCTGCTGTTTGTTTACGTGACGACATACGCGCTCTCGGCCACGGTATTGCCCGTCGTGCAGCGGGCCAAAGTGCCGGTAATTATCCTGAACCTCTCGCCCGAACCGGCCATCAACTACGCGTGGTTCAACCAGTTAAACGACCGCACCCGCATGACCGGCGAATGGCTGGCTTACTGCTCGGCCTGCCCCGTTCCCGAAATTGCCAACGTGTTCCGGCGGGCCCACATTCCGTTTCAGCAGGTGACGGGAATGCTCGAAAACGACCCCGAGGGCTGGCGAGAAATCGACGACTGGATTGAAGCCGGGCGGGTGGTCCACATCATGGCGCACAATTGCCTGGGCCTGATGGGCAACTACTACAGCGGAATGCTCGATATCTATTCGGACCTGACGCTCCAAAACGCCACCTTCGGCGGGCACATGAAAATTATCGAAGTCGATGAACTCTCGGCGCTGCGCGAAGCCGTCTCCGCCGACCAGATTCACGAACGGACGCATCTCTTTGCCGAAACCTTCGACGTGCAGGACGACTGCCTGCCCGAAGAACTCGACCGGGCCGCCCGCACGTCGGTAGCGCTGGATCAACTGGTCGAAACGCACGGGTTGGGCTCGCTGGCGTATTACCACAAAGGCAGCGGTAACCCGGCCAACGAAGACACAATGAGTTCGGTTATTCTGGGTAATTCGCTGCTGACGGCGCGGGGCATTCCGGTAGCCGGGGAATACGAAGTCAAGAACGCCCAGGCTATGAAAATCATGGACAGCTTTGGCGTGGGCGGTTCTTTTACCGAGTATTACGCGATGGACTTCGCCGACGATGTGGTGCTGATGGGCCACGACGGCCCGGGCCACATCCGGATTGCGGAAGGCAAAACCAAAGTTCGTCCGCTGTACGTCTACCACGGCAAAGTCGGGAAAGGGCTTTCGGTGGAAATGTCGGTAAAAAACGGGCCGGTGACGCTGTTGTCGGTGGTGGAAAACGGTAACGGAAAAATCAGTCTGCTGGTGGCCGAGGGCGAATCTGTGCCCGGCCCCATTCTACAAATCGGCAACACCAACAGCCGCTACCGGTTCTCGCTGGGTGCCCGGCACTTCGTTCAGACCTGGAACAGCCACGGTCCGGCCCACCACTGCGCGGTCGGAGTAGGTCACATTGCGGCCAAGCTGGCGAAGCTGGGGGCTCTATTAAACATTGAGGTGATTCGGGTTTGCTAACCCCCCAGCCGGGGAATGTGCTGTAAGCCAACTCTCTCTTCTCCCCTTCTTTACGGCGCCCATCCGTTGGCTCAATCGTCTGCTTTCCGCACCATCTTGCGTTCTGGCGGACGGCTTTAGTCGGCCCGCTACCGTGTCCATCCGCCAGCTGCTCCAGCTTCCGCTACCTTTGTGACAACCGCAATCGGATTGTGCTTTCGATCGGCACGCCCGGATAACGGCGGTCAGCTAGTTCACACCTTTGCAACTATGACACGGATAACCACACTGCTCTTTACCCTCCTGCGACGCCCCGAAGCGAACAATCAGGAAGCCCCTCTCGTTTTAACCGGCGCCGTTTTATTGGGTCTGGCAGCTCCGTTTACTACGTATTGGATCTGGATCACCGGTCAACCGGCTGCCGCCCTGTGGGTGGGCCTGACGCTCTGGCTGACGATCCTGGTTGCTGGCACAGCTTTCTGGCTGCTGGCGCTCGGCCGACAATCCTAAAAAGCGCTTTGATAGGCTGAATACCCCACCGCTCCCCGCTAGTTTATCAAACACCGTCTTTTAGAACCGGAACAAATGCGCACTTTATTGAAAAGTTTGCATCTAAAACTTCGCTTCGGTAGTTATACCACTACTTCAAAACCATAGAACCTATGAAGAAGCGTTATCTCCGTTCTAAAATCAACTTTTTATTCACATTCAGTCTTGCCTTATGGAGCAGTTGGGCTCTTGGACAAGGCGTTCGCGGGCGCGTACTGGACGCCCAAAGCCGAGCAGCACTGCCGGGCGTATCCGTCGCGGTCGAAGGAACCAATAACGGTACTTCTACGGATCCCGACGGCAATTTCACCCTTGCGCTTCAACCGGGCAGTTATTCCCTCCGCGTTAGCTTCATTGGGTACTCAACCCAAACCGTCAACGCTCAGGTCAGCGGCAGCGAGTTCACGACGGTGAACGTTGCCTTGCGGGAAGAAGCCTCCAGCCTGAGCGAGGTGGTCGTGATCGGTTCGCGGTCGACCCAGACCCGCACCAGCACCGAAACCGTATCGCCGGTGGACGTCATCCAGTCGCGCGATCTGCTGGCGACGGGACAAGTAGAGCCTACCCAGCAGCTCAATTTTGTAGCGCCCTCCTTCAACTCGTCCCGTCAGACCATTGCCGACGGCACCGACCACATTGACCCGGCCACCCTGCGCGGCCTCGGCCCCGATCAGGTGCTGGTCCTGCTGAACGGCAAACGGCGACACAATCAGGCGCTGATCAACATCAACGGAACCGTCGGACGCGGCTCGGTGGGCACCGACCTGAACGCCATTCCCTCGGCGGCCATCGAACGCATTGAAGTCCTGCGCGACGGGGCTGCGTCCCAATACGGTTCTGATGCCATTGCGGGCGTGATCAACCTCCGGCTGAAGGAGCGACCCGGCACCTCCGTCAACGCCCAGTTGGGCCAGCAGTACGAAGGCGACGGCGAAGTGGCCCAGATCGGCGTCAACCACGGTTTTAAACTGGGAAAAAGCGGTTTTCTGAGTCTAACCGGCGAATTCCGGCACCGGGGCGCCACCAACCGCGCCGGTACCTACAACGGGCCGGTGTACGTAAACTGGAACGTGGGCCGGGCAACGGGCGAATCCGATGCTGCTTACATCGCCCGTCGGCAGGCCCTGTACAATCAGGATCAGTCCCTGATTCAGCAGAACAATTTTAGTCTGGAAAACAACATGCAGGTCGGCAATTCGCGGGTCGACAACGCCGGTTTGTTTCTCAACATGCGGCTTCCGCTGGGAGCCACAACCAGCTTCTACGCGTCGGGGGGCCTGAATTACCGGAAGGGCAAGGCCGCCGGTTTTTACCGGTATCCCTTCCAGACCACGCAGGTTATCGCGGAAATTTACCCAAATGGCTTTCTGCCCAACATCGAGTCGACGATCAACGACCAGTCGTTGCTGGTGGGGGTCAACGGGGAGTCGAACGGCTGGCGGTGGGACATCAGTAACGTTTACGGCGGCAACGCATTCCGCTACGACATTACCAACACCAACAACGCATCGCAGTTTGCGCTCGGAGCCAACGCCCCGACCGATTTTTATGCCGGTACACTGAGCTTTTACCAGAATACCGCCGACGCCAGCGCGGCCAAAGACTTCGGTTCGCAACTCGGCCTGAAATCCTTCAACGTGGCCGCCGGGCTGACGTACCGCAATGACCGGTACAAGATCGAAGCCGGGGAGGAAGCGTCTTACACCAACTACAATCCGGCTTCGGGCCGTGGCGGGGGTGCGCAGGTTTTTCCGGGTTATCAGCCCGCCAATGCCATCAATGCCAGCCGGAACATGGTGGGCGGCTACGTCGATCTGGAAACCGACCTGACGGAAAAACTGCTGGTCAATGCCGCAGCCCGGTATGAATACTACAGCGATTTCGGCGGAAATCTGGCGGGTAAACTGGCCGCCCGTTACAAATTCAGCGACGCCTTTTCGCTGCGGGGTTCCATCAGCAACGGCTTCCGGGCACCTTCGCTGCACCAACGGTATTTCAGCGCCATCAGCACGGTTTTCGTTTCTACGGGCCAAGGACTCGAACCCCGCCAGACCGGCACGTTCCGCAACGACAGCCCCATCGCCCAGGCGTTTGGCGTGCCGGAGCTGACGGCCGAACGCTCGACCAACTACAGCATCGGGATTACCTCACAGCCCGGCCGGGCGGTCAGCATTACCCTCGATGCGTATCAGATCAATATCCGCGACCGGATCATCTACAGCAATCAGTTTGCGCGCGGCACCTCGGCAGCGGGCGTCATTATTGGCAACATTCTGAACCAGGCCGGCCAACAGGAAGTACAGGCGGCCCAGTTTTTTGCCAACGCGATCAACACCCAGACGCGCGGCATCGATCTGGTGGTGGCAACCAGTCCGCGGCTGGGTAAAGGCTCGATTGACCTGACGCTGGCGGCCAATTTTAACGAAACGAAAGTAGTCGGCAACATTCAGCGGCCCAGCGCCCTGCCCAACGATGCGGCCCTGGGCAACTTTCTGTTCAACCGGCAGGACAGCGCCCGGCTGACGGTGGGCCAGCCCCGTAGCAAAATCGCTCTGACGGCGAACTACCGGCTGAATAAATTCGGGGCGGTGCTCCGGCTGACGCGGTTTGGGGAAGTACAGGCGTTTGACCCTGCTAATCCCCGGCTGGATGAATTTGCCGATCCCCGACTCGTAACCGATTTCAGTGTTTCCTACCGGATTCAGCCAACCATTACCCTGACGCTGGGCGCGAACAACATTTTCGATGTTTACCCGGACAAACTCCGGATGACGCAGCAACCGACGCCGGAACGGTTTGGCACAGCCGTGCTGGACAATTCCTCCTTCGGACGGTTCGTCTACGGTCGGTCGGCCACGCAATTCGGCTTCAACGGCGGTTATTATTTCCTGAACGTATCGGCTAATTTCTGAGTTAATCAACCTCTAAACGAAGAAGGAGCGCGGACTTCCGCGCTCCTTCTTCGTTTTTCCAGCCAGCTCCATGCACCGGTTTCGGGACAGAGCTTTCTGCACCAATCGGCAAAATCAATACCCCGGATTCTGAACCAGGTAACCCGGCAAACTCGAGGCTCCGTCGATGGTGGTTTGCGGAATCGGGAAAATACGTTTTTGCGGGTTAGCATCCGTTTTTTCCGTCCACTTGCCCTCATACTTTCCGAAGCGGATCAGGTCGGTCCGGCGCACCATTTCCCAGTACAATTCAAAACCCCGCTCCCGCAGCAGCAGGTCAAGGTTCATGCTGGTCAGCGCGGGGGCGGGCGTGCTCGAGGTTCGGGCGGCTCGAACCGTGTTCACATCGGCCAGCGCAGCCCCCGCATCGTTGCCTTTGCGCAGTTTGGCTTCGGCCCGCATCAGGTACACGTCGGCCAGCCGCACAATGGGAATATCAACATCACCCAGGTTTCGGCCCGATTGTGATTTGGGGCTGAACTCGTATTTCAACACCCGGTAGCCGGTGTTGTAGTCACTGCCCACAACCGTAAAGTCAACCTTCTCCGTGAAAGTGACCGGCAACGTGGGTCGGTTACGCGTTACGTTAAACAGCCTCCCAACCCGGTAGTTGCTGCCGCAGCGGACAAACGCGCCGTTTACCCGCACCAACCCGTATTGCTGCCCGCGCAAAATACCCCGGTCCATGGCGATGTCAGCGGCCGCCATGCAGGAGTCGGCGGGGATATTCATGTTTTTCTTGTAGAAACGCGGATCACGACCGGCGGGGTCTCCCGGGGCGTAGGCCCCTACCCAACTCTGGTAAAAATCGGGCGTGATGGCCGGTCCATCGGTACCGTTGGCGCCCGGAAAAGCCGGCAGCGGAAACTGGTCGCCCGACAGGGAGAAGTACGCCAGCCGGTTGTGGCCGTTCAATTCGGCCCGCTGATCGACCGCAAAAATTAACTCTTTGTTGCCGTGGTTGTCGGCGTTGAAGATCGAGAAGTAATCCGCCGACAACTGATACTGACCGGAACTGATGATCTTGTCGCAGTATTCAACCACCTTGTCCATGTCTTCCGCCTTAAAAGCAAACTGCGTGGCGTAGCGATCGCGGTACACACTGGCGTTCAGGTGCAACCGGGCCAGCAAACCCCAAACACCCGCCTTGGTCAGTCGGCCGGGGCCCACGTTCGTCGCCAGGTCCGGTTCAGCGGCCAGAAACTCGGCCTTGATGTATTCCAGCGCTTCTTCACCCCGCAGGATTTGCGAAACGCCCTGCGGATCGTCTTTGACAAACACCAGGCCGAACAGATCGAGCAGCACCATGTTGTAGTAGGCCCGCATCCCCCGCGCTTCGGCAATGTACGTTTTCGCGTTGGAATCGTTGATGCCCGGCAAGGTGTTGATGGCCGTAACGGCCCGCGAAATACCCTGGGTCAGGTGCCCCCAGGTGTTCCGCAGGTTCGGGTCGGTGCTCGTGTGCGTGTGCTGGTGCAGGGCCAGGTAAATTCCGTTGTCCCCCCAGTCGGTTCCACCCCGGTACGGCAGAATGGCTTCGTCGGTTGAAATCTCCTGGATGGCGAAGTAATTAGTATGGTAGAAAATATCCGGCAGACGGGCATACACCGGGGCCAGGTTTCCATCGGCGGCCTGTTTGTCGGTCAGGCCGGTGGACGATGATTCGTCCAGTACGTTTTCGGTCAGATTCGTACAGCCGTTCAGCATGGTGAGCCCAACGAGCACGGCGGTTGAAATGAATAATCGTTTCATAATTTGGGTACGGGAAGCCGCTTTCATCAACGTATACCGTCTTTAAAAGCTGCGTTCTATCGTTTTTTTAGAATGTCACATTTAAACCAAAGACGAACGAGCGGGCTTTGGGGTAGCTCAGATAATCAATCCCGTACGAGGAGATTCCGTTGACGGTCCGGTCGGTATTTACTTCCGGATCGTAGCCGTTGTACTTGGTAATCACGAACAGGTTCTGACCGGTGGCCGAGAGCCGAACGTTCGAAATCCACCGCTTCATCCCGATCAGTTGGGGGTTCAGGTTGTAGCCCAGGGTCAGGTTGTTCAGCCGGAAAAAGCCGCCGTCTTTCAGGAAACGGGTTGACACCGGTGCCGAGTTGTTGATCGACTCGTTCGGTTCGCCAATTCCCTCGGGTGTTGTGTTAAGTCCTTTGACCAGCCGGGCCCGGTAGAAAAGCGAATTGGCCGTGTTGTCGTAGATTTTATTGCCGGAAACACCGTTGAAGTTGGCCGTCAGGTCGAAGCCCTTGTAAGACGCACTGGCGTTGAAGTTGAATTGCCGGGTGGGCAAGGCGCTACCAGCCGCAATCCGGTCTTTGTCAGTTCCGGCGTTGCCATCGCCGTCCGTATCCCGGTACCGGCTGATCCCGTTTTCGTCGATGCCCAGGTATTCGCGCAGGAAGAAGGTCCCGATGGGCTGGCCGTTGACGTAGCCGTTAACGGTTGCCGACGTCAGGCCCGAACCCGAAGCGGACCCCGATGTAATGACGGAGTAGGGCGATTTATTGACCCGGTTTTTGATGAAGGTGATGTTACCGCCCAAATCGAGCCGAAAACCGCCCTTGCTGGCATACCGATAGTTCAGGCCCAGTTCCACGCCCTGGTTCGTGATGGTCATATCCGGCACGTTGGTCCAGTAAGTGGCCGCCGGTTGAATGGGGTCAGCGGGAATCACTTCCAGCAAGATTTTACCCGATACCTTGCGGAAATAATCCAGCGTACCCGTCAAAGCACCCTTGAACAAGCCAAAATCCAGTCCTACGTCGGTTTGGGTCGACACCTCCCACTGAATGTCGGGGTTGGCAAACCGGGTGTAAGTCGTACCGGCCGGATACGTTGTTGTGCCATCGAGCGGATAGCTGGTTGATGCACTCACCTGCGAGGTAAACAGCGCCTGCGTGATTTTTGCCGGAATCTCCTGGTTACCCGTCTGGCCCCAGCCCGCCCGAATTTTCAGATCCGTGAAAGGACCGGACCGCAGGAACGGTTCATCCGACAACCGCCAGCCCGCCGAGAACGACGGGAACACCCCGTATTTGTTGTTGGCGCCGAATTTACTCGAGCCGTCGGCCCGCACCGTGGCCGTAAGCAGGTAGCGGTCCTTGTACTGGTAGTTGACCCGCGAGAAAAAAGATTGCAGTTCGTTCTCGAGCGCCGAACCACTGGGTCGGTTGTTGGCCAGCGTCAGGTCCTGCCCCAACCCGGCGTTGTTGATGGGCTCAATGGGCGAAATGGGGAATTTGTTGATGCTCCAGATGCGCTCCCGGATCATAAACTTCTGGTATGAGTGTCCCAACAGCGCCGTCAGGCTGTGGTTATCCCAGCTCCGGTTGTAGGTGAAATAATTCTCAATCAGGATGTTCTGGTTGGTTCCGTAGATACTCTCAAGCCGCCCGTCCTGCTGGGGAACCAGATTCGCCAGCGATTGCAGATCGCGGGTCGAGCTGGCGTTGTCTACGCCCAGATTCAGCTTGTAAACCAGGTCATCCGTAATTTTGAACGAAGGCGATATGTTGGCCACAACGCGGTTGATGGTCGTGATGTCTTTCTGTAAATCCAGCGTCAGCACCGGGTTCGTGAAGGCCTGATACCGCGCCGGGGCGCCCGTCGCATCGTAGGCTGGGAAGGTTGGGTTGGCCGCCAGAGCCGCTCCCACAATACTTTCGGTGGGTGGCCGCTGGTTGCGGGTCTGCGAAGCCGTCAGGTTCACATCCAGGACCAGCCGGTCTTCCAGAAATTTCTGGGAAGCATTGAAGCGGCCCGTGTAGCGGTTGAACTGGCTGTTTTTCAAAACGCCCTCCTGATTCTGAACGCTCAGTGAGCCGTAGTACGTCAGCTTTTCGGCGCCCCCGCTCAAACTCAGGTTGTAATCCTGGGTGATGGCCGTCCGGCTGATTTCCCGCTGCCAGTCGGTCGAAGCCTTCTGGTCGTCCAGGGTGCCGTTGAGCCCAGTTACCTGCTGGCGGTACTCATCCGCCGAGAACACAGGCAGGTAATTTGCCACGTTCGAGACGCCGACGTTGGCCGAAACCGTCAGGTTGGAAGTTCCGGACTTGCCTTTCTTGGTTGTGATCAAAATAACGCCATTGGCACCGCGGGCCCCGTAGATGGCGGTGGCCGAAGCGTCCTTCAACACGTCAATGGATTCGATGTCCTGCGGATTCAGAAAGTTCAGCGGGTTCAGCGGACTGGAAGACCCGCCGGTGCTGGAATTATCGAGCGGAATACCGTCGAGGACAAACAGCGGTGTGCTGCCCGTGCGAACGCCACCCGGCCCGCGCACCGTAATCGTTTGCCGCCCGCCCGGTTCGCCACTCGCCGAGGTCACGTTTACCCCGGCCACTTTGCCTTGCAGCAACTGCTCCGGTGAGTTAATAATCCCCCGGTTGAACTCGGTGCTTTTCAGGGTGGTCAGGGCGCCCGTGGCGTCTTTCTTGGTGGTGGTTCCGTAGCCGATCACGACCACCTGATTCAGCTCGGAGGCCGACGCTTTCAGCGCCACATTGATGGTGGTGCGACTCCCCACCGTCAGTTCCTGAGAAACAAAACCGATGAATCCAAAAACCAGAACAGAGCCAGCATCGGGGACCGCGATGCGGTAATCGCCGTTGGCGTCGGTGGTGGCGCCCCGTTGGGTGCCTTTCAGCACAACGTTACAACCGGCCAGGGGTTCGTTGGTTGCCGCGTCGGTTACGCGTCCGCTGACCGTTATTTCAACAACCGTCTTATTCTTTGAAGAAACGGGCGTTTTAGTGGCCGCCAGGATTTGGCTTTTGCCCTCCACCGTCAGCAACAAGATCGCCAGCAGAATACAGCAGATTCTCCTCGCAACATTCATGGCTGGAGGAGAAAACAGGTAAAAAATCATCATAGTTGGTAAATGTTAAGGGTGGCAAAGTTCCTGGAATCTGCCTGATTCCAACTTCCGTCGTCAAATATTTAAAAATAATTTAACATAGCAATAAGTCCCCCAAAAGGTTCAGCTGCCCGACCTTTGGCACGTTAAACGGGATGGTGGTAAGCACGTTGGGAAACTTTTATACTCCTTCCCGGTTCATTTTGATGGGTAATTCCTCACCACTCCTCTTAAACGGATGCTATGAAAAGTAACAAATGGCTTTTACTGCTGCTGTTTACGCTCCAGACGGCGCCAATTCTGGCACAAAACGAAAATAGAACATCCATGAAACGGTATATCCAAGTCCCGGCGGGGTATCTGATGGTGTTGCGGCAGGGAGATGATGTGTTTGCGCACTTGGAAGAACTGGCCCAGAAAGAAAAAATTCCGTCGGCCAACTTCACCGGCATGGGCTTTGTCAACGCCAAGTTTGGGTATTTCAACCGCAAAACGAAGCAGTACGACCCCAAAGAATTCGACGATGTGGAGTTGGCGAGCCTGAGCGGGTCGATTGCCTGGCAGGATCAGAAACCGTCACTGCACGTGCATGGCGTCGTAACGGACAAGAATTTTCGGGCGTTTGGCGGTCACCTGCTGGAGGCTACCGTCGGCACCGGATCGGTGGAAATTATGGTGACGGTTCACGACAAACCGCTGAAACGCGTGATGGAACAGCCGCTGGGCGCCAATGTGCTGAATCTGGAGTCGAATTGATTTTGCCCGTACCTACCTTTCTTATACGTTGAAACCACCAATCTGATGGCCGGTCAACTTTTCTCCGATCAAATTTGTTGTAGCTACATCAAATAGTCTTGAACCACCTTCCGTTTTAACGCGAAACACAATGGAATTAGGAATCAGTAGCTTCGGGGAAGTTGTACCCGACAACGGGGCCGGGAAAGCCGTTAACGCCCACCAGCGGATGCAGGACCTGCTGGAAGAAATTAAGCTGGCCGACGAAGTAGGGCTGGATGTATACGCCCTGGGTGAACACCACCGGCCCGATTTTATGGTATCGGCGCCCGAGGTGATCCTGGCGGCTGCGGCTGCGCAGACCAAAACCATCCGGCTGTCGAGTTCGGTCACGGTATTGAGTTCTGCCGATCCGGTGCGGGTTTTTCAGAACTTTGCGACCCTGGACCTGATTTCCAGCGGCCGGGCCGAGATCATGGCCGGGCGCGGGTCGTTCATCGAATCGTTTCCGCTGTTCGGCTACGACCTTAAAGACTACGACGAACTGTTTACCGAGAAACTTGATCTGCTGATCAACATCAATAAAAACGAAGTGGTCACCTGGCAGGGCACACACCGGGCCGGTATCGACGGGTTGGGCGTTTACCCCCGCCCCTTCCAGGCCGAACTGCCCATCTGGCTGGCCGTGGGCGGCACGCCGGCTTCGGCGGTCCGGGCGGGCACGATGAACCTGCCGATGACGGTGGCGATTCTGGGTGGAACGCCCGACCGGTTCGTGCCGTTTGTGAACCTGTTCCGGCAATCCGCGCAGAAAGCGGGGCACGATGTGTCGAAATTACCGCTGGCGATCAACTCCCATTTCTATTTGTCCGACGATTCCCAGCAGGCGGGTGATGAACTTTTTCCGGCCTACGCGTCGATGATGAACCGGATTGGCCGGGAACGCGGCTGGTCACCGCTGGGGCGGGAGCAGTACGAATACATGCGGCAATACGGCCCGTTGATGGTAGGCAGTCCGCAGCAGATCATCGATAAAATTCTGTATTTCCACGAGCTATTCAACAACACCCGTTATCTGGCGCAGGTGATTGGGGGAGCCCAGCTTCCGCACGCGAAAATTATGCGCTCCATTGAGTTGTTCGGGACGAAAGTAGCGCCGGAGGTACGAAAAGCTCTGAAAGCCAAGGAAGTCAGCGCGTAAGCGGGCTGCGTGTAATGTTATTCGCAGAAAATCAGGGGCGCAACGGTTTGTTGTGCCCCTGATGCATTTATAATTTGATGCCCAGCTTCTTGGCGATGTCCGCAAACATTTCCGGATCGATTTCATCGTCGCCGGGGGCGTTCAGTTGCGGCTCTTCTTCCAGATCCGGCACCGGGAAGCCTTCAGGATGGCCGAAAACCACCTCCACTTCCTGGCCGTCGTCGGGGTGTGTACCGTTCCAGATCAGCCCCGCTTTCTGGTAATCGTCTTTGCTGAATGTATACAGTTTCAGGTGCAGTTTGTTTTCCATGAACTTCTTCGCTTCCGGGAAAGCGTTGTTGCTCAGGTTGGGGATCGGCAGCAGCTTGGTCACTTCCACGCCGGTTAGCTTTTCGAGCGCTTTGGCATACGCCACGACGTGTAAACCGCCCCGCACCAGCAGGTAACCGATCATGGTCCGGGCCGTCGGGTCGCTGACCATTTCGTAGACCCGCATCTTATTGGCGCGTGCCCCACACTCCAGGAAGAAATTGTGCAACAGATCGAGCTTCAGGTTACCGCTGTTGAACACATTTTGCCCCGTCCAGAAGTGCCCCATCGAGTCCATCGGCAACGCCGACTGTCCACTGGCAATAAAATGGTGTGTGTTGCGCGCGTTTACGGCATCGGCCAGGGGTGTTGTCGTCGGGTCCATACCGCGTTTGCTGGTGCCGGTCAGCAGCAGATTGACGGTGTAAGCGACCACCTCGATATGGCCGTACTCCTCGCCCGCGATGCTGCTGATGACATCGTAAAAAGGACGGATTTTCTTGCGGCCTCTGAAGTTGAACGACTGGTAGGTGTAGTTCATCAGGGTCGACATCTCTCCGAACTTTCCACCAAGAAGTTCCTGTACGGCAGCCGCATCGTTTGGCGACGGGTTACTCGGGGTAGGCAGCTCAATCGGCAGCCGGTCCATCTTCAAAATCATAACTT
This Larkinella insperata DNA region includes the following protein-coding sequences:
- a CDS encoding PPC domain-containing DNA-binding protein, with translation MKSNKWLLLLLFTLQTAPILAQNENRTSMKRYIQVPAGYLMVLRQGDDVFAHLEELAQKEKIPSANFTGMGFVNAKFGYFNRKTKQYDPKEFDDVELASLSGSIAWQDQKPSLHVHGVVTDKNFRAFGGHLLEATVGTGSVEIMVTVHDKPLKRVMEQPLGANVLNLESN
- a CDS encoding manganese catalase family protein gives rise to the protein MILKMDRLPIELPTPSNPSPNDAAAVQELLGGKFGEMSTLMNYTYQSFNFRGRKKIRPFYDVISSIAGEEYGHIEVVAYTVNLLLTGTSKRGMDPTTTPLADAVNARNTHHFIASGQSALPMDSMGHFWTGQNVFNSGNLKLDLLHNFFLECGARANKMRVYEMVSDPTARTMIGYLLVRGGLHVVAYAKALEKLTGVEVTKLLPIPNLSNNAFPEAKKFMENKLHLKLYTFSKDDYQKAGLIWNGTHPDDGQEVEVVFGHPEGFPVPDLEEEPQLNAPGDDEIDPEMFADIAKKLGIKL
- a CDS encoding Atu2307/SP_0267 family LLM class monooxygenase, which encodes MELGISSFGEVVPDNGAGKAVNAHQRMQDLLEEIKLADEVGLDVYALGEHHRPDFMVSAPEVILAAAAAQTKTIRLSSSVTVLSSADPVRVFQNFATLDLISSGRAEIMAGRGSFIESFPLFGYDLKDYDELFTEKLDLLININKNEVVTWQGTHRAGIDGLGVYPRPFQAELPIWLAVGGTPASAVRAGTMNLPMTVAILGGTPDRFVPFVNLFRQSAQKAGHDVSKLPLAINSHFYLSDDSQQAGDELFPAYASMMNRIGRERGWSPLGREQYEYMRQYGPLMVGSPQQIIDKILYFHELFNNTRYLAQVIGGAQLPHAKIMRSIELFGTKVAPEVRKALKAKEVSA
- a CDS encoding SusC/RagA family TonB-linked outer membrane protein, producing MMIFYLFSPPAMNVARRICCILLAILLLTVEGKSQILAATKTPVSSKNKTVVEITVSGRVTDAATNEPLAGCNVVLKGTQRGATTDANGDYRIAVPDAGSVLVFGFIGFVSQELTVGSRTTINVALKASASELNQVVVIGYGTTTKKDATGALTTLKSTEFNRGIINSPEQLLQGKVAGVNVTSASGEPGGRQTITVRGPGGVRTGSTPLFVLDGIPLDNSSTGGSSSPLNPLNFLNPQDIESIDVLKDASATAIYGARGANGVILITTKKGKSGTSNLTVSANVGVSNVANYLPVFSADEYRQQVTGLNGTLDDQKASTDWQREISRTAITQDYNLSLSGGAEKLTYYGSLSVQNQEGVLKNSQFNRYTGRFNASQKFLEDRLVLDVNLTASQTRNQRPPTESIVGAALAANPTFPAYDATGAPARYQAFTNPVLTLDLQKDITTINRVVANISPSFKITDDLVYKLNLGVDNASSTRDLQSLANLVPQQDGRLESIYGTNQNILIENYFTYNRSWDNHSLTALLGHSYQKFMIRERIWSINKFPISPIEPINNAGLGQDLTLANNRPSGSALENELQSFFSRVNYQYKDRYLLTATVRADGSSKFGANNKYGVFPSFSAGWRLSDEPFLRSGPFTDLKIRAGWGQTGNQEIPAKITQALFTSQVSASTSYPLDGTTTYPAGTTYTRFANPDIQWEVSTQTDVGLDFGLFKGALTGTLDYFRKVSGKILLEVIPADPIQPAATYWTNVPDMTITNQGVELGLNYRYASKGGFRLDLGGNITFIKNRVNKSPYSVITSGSASGSGLTSATVNGYVNGQPIGTFFLREYLGIDENGISRYRDTDGDGNAGTDKDRIAAGSALPTRQFNFNASASYKGFDLTANFNGVSGNKIYDNTANSLFYRARLVKGLNTTPEGIGEPNESINNSAPVSTRFLKDGGFFRLNNLTLGYNLNPQLIGMKRWISNVRLSATGQNLFVITKYNGYDPEVNTDRTVNGISSYGIDYLSYPKARSFVFGLNVTF